The segment GCCCCGAACTGGGTTCCGAGGAGCATTGCCCCCAAAACGGCCGCCGCCAGGTTGCCCAAATTCAGTGGTTCGTCGATCAGCCGGCTCCCCACTGCCAGCGTCAAGAACAGTCCGCCGGACATGGCGATCATGCCGACTGCGAAAGACCCGAACTTCTCCACAACCACGCGGCTTCGGGTCACGGGGGCGGACAACAGGAGATCGATGGTCTTCTCGGACTCCTCCTTGGTCGTGGCGGAGGACCCGAAACCTATGGCCGCCATGAGAAACAACAGTGGAGCGGTCATGCTGAACATCTCCACGTCCAGGTATCCGGTCAGGGTAGTCATCTCCTGCATGCCGAAGATTGACTTAAGGGCGTCCGGGTAGGCGTCGAGCATCTGCTGAAGTTGGGGTAGCTGGCCCCGGATGCTCGGAAATATGGCCAGATACATGACCGTCATGCCGGTCAGCCCCGCGG is part of the Actinomycetota bacterium genome and harbors:
- a CDS encoding ABC transporter permease subunit, yielding MLRSVFGKTLHDRRVSTLAWTAGLTGMTVMYLAIFPSIRGQLPQLQQMLDAYPDALKSIFGMQEMTTLTGYLDVEMFSMTAPLLFLMAAIGFGSSATTKEESEKTIDLLLSAPVTRSRVVVEKFGSFAVGMIAMSGGLFLTLAVGSRLIDEPLNLGNLAAAVLGAMLLGTQFGAVALLVGCATGRRGIAIAVSSALALGAFLLNSLAPLVDWLSDYQKLSPLYHSSGFQPLRNGPSPASAAVLVISAALFLGLAVMTFERRDLAA